The Calditrichota bacterium genome has a window encoding:
- a CDS encoding T9SS type A sorting domain-containing protein: MMPRIILLLVCLAASNAHAQWSFDNAVPLGFAQGPVSKNLAVDQDFNVHTAFRSGSNVLYHYKQSSNGEWLMAESVTDSASMGTLGDIAIALNPLTMLPVVVFQSNERIWFAERQNGGVWTRTLLGDSTEAAYSPDVAVNLDGHIYVVYIVDRTNGYQLGCAYFDGFVWQFDYIDTDIGDFGLGAAPRVAMDGNSAAHIVFRGGNFGSYAARHATNEFGGGTEWVVSTLAVPHAESYPGDIAVDEFDGVHCVSSGSDGFGIPGPVYYHHQSPGGTWSFGVPVTGGESAGNPVIALDSHGDPHVFALGINGNIYTEMLIYSSSVTGWFPETIYGHSSGTPALVIDPLDYGIALVPSTEWGGSIFYLKSTESLVPQTWVPEISIEPGTLVFDTVFVGRDSTLEIRLTNPSEVVLNISGFDLNSPVFHGPDEWHPVPLMWGWSTGLVIRFEPTANQLYSGFVVITSNAISSPDTVFLTGRGVILDDAAVAPLSNEFALHPLYPNPFNGGVNVEFELARDADVSLDVFDVLGRRVETLVSGRMDAGSHVLQWQGGERAAGVYLFRLNTGSGTFVQKAAYLK; this comes from the coding sequence ATGATGCCTCGAATTATATTGTTGCTGGTTTGTCTCGCGGCGAGCAACGCGCACGCGCAGTGGAGTTTTGACAACGCGGTCCCGCTTGGTTTTGCGCAGGGTCCCGTTTCGAAGAACCTTGCCGTCGATCAAGATTTCAACGTGCATACGGCATTTCGAAGCGGTTCGAATGTGCTTTATCACTACAAACAAAGTTCGAACGGCGAGTGGTTGATGGCAGAGAGTGTCACCGATTCGGCCTCAATGGGAACACTCGGCGATATTGCGATCGCGCTGAACCCTCTGACGATGCTGCCGGTCGTGGTGTTTCAGTCGAACGAAAGAATATGGTTTGCGGAGCGGCAGAACGGCGGCGTGTGGACGAGGACGCTGCTGGGTGATTCGACCGAAGCAGCCTACTCGCCGGATGTGGCGGTGAATTTGGACGGCCATATTTACGTGGTGTACATCGTCGACCGCACGAACGGTTATCAATTGGGATGCGCATATTTTGACGGGTTCGTGTGGCAATTTGACTATATCGACACGGACATCGGTGATTTTGGTTTAGGCGCGGCGCCGCGCGTTGCGATGGACGGGAATAGCGCGGCGCACATCGTGTTTCGCGGAGGAAATTTCGGAAGCTACGCTGCGCGGCATGCCACGAACGAGTTCGGCGGCGGCACAGAGTGGGTTGTATCTACGCTCGCCGTGCCGCACGCGGAGAGCTATCCGGGTGATATCGCGGTCGACGAATTTGACGGAGTGCATTGTGTTTCCAGTGGCAGCGACGGTTTTGGAATTCCGGGTCCCGTCTACTACCACCATCAATCACCCGGAGGGACCTGGTCATTCGGCGTTCCGGTGACCGGAGGCGAGAGCGCGGGCAATCCCGTAATTGCTCTCGATTCGCACGGCGATCCCCACGTGTTTGCCTTGGGCATAAACGGAAATATCTACACCGAAATGTTGATTTATTCAAGTTCGGTTACGGGCTGGTTTCCGGAAACTATCTACGGCCATTCGTCGGGAACACCGGCACTTGTGATCGATCCTCTGGACTACGGGATCGCACTTGTTCCGTCGACAGAATGGGGCGGATCAATTTTCTACCTCAAAAGCACAGAGTCGCTTGTCCCTCAAACGTGGGTACCGGAAATCAGTATTGAACCCGGAACGCTGGTGTTTGATACGGTGTTTGTCGGAAGAGACTCCACGCTTGAGATTCGCCTGACAAACCCGAGCGAAGTCGTACTTAACATATCCGGCTTTGATCTCAATTCTCCGGTTTTTCACGGACCAGACGAATGGCACCCCGTGCCACTGATGTGGGGATGGTCGACCGGGCTGGTCATTCGCTTTGAGCCGACGGCAAATCAACTCTATTCGGGCTTTGTGGTTATCACAAGTAATGCCATTTCCAGTCCCGACACCGTTTTTCTGACGGGTCGGGGGGTGATATTAGACGACGCGGCAGTCGCGCCGCTGTCTAACGAGTTCGCGCTGCATCCGCTCTATCCCAATCCGTTCAACGGGGGAGTGAATGTGGAGTTTGAATTGGCTCGCGACGCAGATGTTTCGCTTGACGTGTTCGATGTTTTGGGGCGACGGGTGGAAACACTCGTATCGGGCAGAATGGATGCCGGCTCGCACGTGCTGCAATGGCAAGGAGGCGAGCGCGCCGCGGGAGTGTATTTGTTCCGTCTCAATACGGGAAGCGGGACGTTCGTACAAAAGGCCGCATACTTGAAATAG
- a CDS encoding T9SS type A sorting domain-containing protein — MRGLHTFLMGLIVLIGTTANAQWDFSQLDSSGYGNPYNGKGLAVDHDGNAYVISGYEQLTMHVRSVDTGQWSNGGFISDSTINSQVGDAAIYWNSDTEKPIVVFESFGRIWFATRDQDGAWHRTALNGNTETGASPDISANANGQIYAAWIDEDGGVYQLNYSYFDGSAWETDDIQAELGEFGLGAAPHVAVDPAGAGNVLFRGVVDGFYQAQIATNTTPGGTDWSVLTLNVPTMESYPGDAVCGIDGTLYCLSSGSEGFGIPGPVYFHRRFGGQWETGIGASGGTNAAAPLIALSEIFTPHTIWMEVVGNIYTGALGYSTESTDWTPVTLYSHAGGNAAFAIDGDDYGHILLNTESGQTIYVRSMRPLTYEPGSPAVTLIPDTLAFDSTEVNAIRSSMLTVLNSGDGQLILNEITSDDPAFIAPQIFTISISPGGSVGAEISFAPTESGEFDGHILVWSSANTSPDTLYVSGTGYILSTADDSSLPENFALHPLYPNPFNGGVNVEFELARDADVSLGVFDVLGRRVETLVTGRMNAGSHVVQWDGGARAAGIYLFRLDAGGQTFVRKALYLK, encoded by the coding sequence ATGCGTGGACTGCACACGTTCTTGATGGGATTGATTGTTCTGATTGGAACAACGGCAAATGCACAGTGGGATTTTTCACAGCTTGACTCGAGCGGATATGGAAATCCCTACAATGGAAAAGGGTTGGCCGTCGATCACGACGGAAATGCCTATGTGATTTCCGGCTACGAGCAGCTTACGATGCATGTTCGATCCGTGGACACAGGACAATGGTCCAACGGCGGTTTCATCAGCGACAGCACAATCAACTCGCAAGTCGGCGACGCCGCAATCTATTGGAATTCGGACACAGAAAAGCCCATTGTGGTGTTCGAGTCGTTCGGACGAATCTGGTTTGCGACGCGCGACCAGGACGGAGCATGGCACCGCACAGCCCTCAACGGCAACACTGAAACCGGAGCTTCTCCGGACATTTCCGCGAATGCGAACGGACAGATATACGCCGCATGGATAGACGAAGACGGCGGGGTGTATCAACTCAACTACAGCTATTTTGACGGTTCCGCATGGGAAACGGATGATATTCAAGCTGAGTTGGGAGAATTCGGGCTGGGAGCCGCGCCGCACGTCGCGGTTGATCCGGCGGGTGCGGGAAATGTCCTCTTTCGCGGAGTTGTCGATGGGTTCTATCAAGCACAGATTGCGACAAACACAACTCCCGGCGGAACTGACTGGAGTGTTTTGACACTCAATGTGCCGACCATGGAAAGTTATCCGGGAGACGCCGTGTGCGGGATTGACGGAACCCTCTACTGTCTGTCATCCGGCAGCGAAGGATTTGGTATTCCCGGACCGGTATATTTTCACCGCCGCTTCGGCGGGCAATGGGAGACGGGTATTGGAGCTTCGGGCGGCACTAACGCCGCCGCGCCGCTGATTGCCCTGAGCGAAATCTTCACGCCGCATACGATCTGGATGGAAGTTGTGGGCAACATTTATACGGGCGCGCTGGGTTATTCAACCGAATCCACGGATTGGACGCCAGTCACGCTTTACAGTCACGCGGGCGGAAACGCGGCCTTCGCGATTGACGGAGACGACTACGGCCACATTTTGCTGAATACGGAATCCGGCCAAACGATCTATGTGCGCTCGATGAGGCCGCTCACCTACGAGCCGGGATCTCCGGCAGTGACGTTAATTCCGGACACCCTCGCCTTTGATTCAACGGAAGTGAACGCAATTCGGTCGAGCATGCTGACGGTGTTAAACAGCGGAGACGGCCAGCTGATCTTGAATGAAATCACCTCCGACGACCCGGCATTCATCGCGCCGCAGATCTTCACGATATCCATTTCGCCCGGAGGGTCGGTGGGGGCAGAGATCAGCTTTGCGCCTACGGAATCCGGAGAGTTTGACGGACACATTTTGGTTTGGAGTTCGGCAAACACAAGCCCGGATACATTATATGTATCGGGAACCGGTTACATTTTGTCGACGGCTGACGACTCTTCACTGCCGGAAAACTTCGCGCTGCATCCGCTCTATCCCAATCCGTTTAACGGCGGAGTGAATGTAGAGTTTGAATTGGCTCGCGACGCAGATGTTTCGCTTGGCGTGTTCGATGTTTTGGGGCGACGGGTGGAAACACTTGTGACGGGCAGAATGAACGCGGGTTCGCATGTCGTGCAATGGGATGGCGGCGCACGCGCGGCGGGGATCTATCTGTTCAGGCTTGATGCTGGCGGGCAGACGTTTGTGCGGAAAGCGTTGTATCTGAAATAG
- a CDS encoding prepilin-type N-terminal cleavage/methylation domain-containing protein has protein sequence MKKQRGFTLIELLVVIVIIGIIAAIAVPRFLASQDRAYVTAAVADVDHFRKALAVYEIDYGAFPDQNFGNVSSITAALIDPSGNDYMILPDGQNFSSFSYTPINNGESYEIQVVATDHSSTGVSADPLGTAVQ, from the coding sequence ATGAAAAAGCAGCGTGGATTCACCCTAATTGAGCTCTTGGTCGTGATTGTCATCATCGGCATCATCGCGGCCATTGCTGTACCCAGATTCTTAGCATCCCAAGATCGCGCCTATGTTACGGCAGCCGTGGCCGACGTGGATCACTTCCGTAAAGCTCTCGCGGTTTACGAAATAGACTACGGAGCATTCCCGGACCAGAACTTCGGCAACGTGTCGTCCATTACGGCGGCGTTGATTGATCCTTCGGGAAATGACTATATGATTTTGCCTGACGGTCAGAATTTCTCTTCTTTTTCCTACACTCCGATCAACAACGGCGAGAGCTACGAGATTCAAGTCGTTGCCACGGATCATAGTAGTACGGGGGTATCGGCGGATCCGCTGGGAACCGCAGTGCAATAA
- a CDS encoding HindIII family type II restriction endonuclease yields the protein MNISGKVNRKALIDLMFHVSSKDNAFDILEQTLQTLDRNAIETTLIECGVLPEVFEHDSSEEKLWAKYTDILLARALGFIGMDSQVMRTRGDSADVFAKTKNYSLVADAKTFRLSRTAKNQKDFKVNALNDWRRKDTYALLVGPLSQYPTNSSQIYAQAIALNVTLFSYVHLNLIMESGIDARNLTPIWEIGKALSKALPTGEKKSAERYWAKVDSTVCEVLGKSEAELSAVKAVERKTTQRLGNEGINFWKAEIEKIRTLSKNEAIERLIAAQKIPQKITQIEKAVTRALEL from the coding sequence GTGAACATATCGGGCAAAGTGAACAGAAAAGCGCTGATTGATCTGATGTTTCACGTGTCGAGCAAAGACAATGCGTTCGACATTCTTGAACAGACGCTCCAGACCCTTGACCGCAATGCCATTGAAACAACGCTGATTGAATGCGGGGTTCTGCCCGAAGTGTTCGAGCATGATTCTTCGGAAGAGAAGCTCTGGGCAAAATACACGGACATCTTGCTTGCTCGCGCCCTCGGATTCATTGGTATGGACTCGCAGGTCATGCGCACTCGAGGCGATTCAGCGGACGTTTTTGCCAAGACGAAGAACTACTCGCTGGTAGCCGATGCCAAGACGTTTCGGCTCAGCAGGACTGCAAAAAACCAGAAGGACTTTAAGGTCAATGCGCTGAATGATTGGCGCAGAAAAGATACCTACGCGTTGCTTGTCGGTCCACTCAGCCAATACCCAACGAACAGCAGCCAAATCTATGCTCAGGCAATCGCCCTGAATGTAACACTTTTCTCGTATGTCCACTTGAATCTAATCATGGAATCGGGAATAGACGCGCGCAATCTGACGCCGATTTGGGAGATTGGCAAAGCGTTGTCGAAGGCACTCCCCACGGGCGAAAAGAAGAGCGCTGAACGATATTGGGCGAAAGTTGACTCGACTGTTTGCGAAGTGCTTGGCAAAAGCGAAGCGGAACTTAGTGCAGTAAAAGCCGTTGAACGCAAAACAACTCAACGGCTGGGTAATGAAGGCATCAACTTTTGGAAAGCAGAAATCGAGAAGATACGTACTCTGTCCAAGAACGAAGCCATTGAACGGCTGATTGCTGCACAAAAGATACCACAAAAAATTACGCAGATTGAAAAGGCCGTAACAAGAGCACTGGAACTGTGA
- a CDS encoding site-specific DNA-methyltransferase, translating to MNDPYLNNLVCGDCRVEIPKLEDHSIDLFLSDIPYGISLDDWDVLHNNTNSALLGQSPAQIGKSGFKRRGKPINGWSQADRNMGQEYEAWCKEWSQSLFPKMKKGASLFVFGARRTIHRVINAFEDTGFLLKDMLAWRKPGAHHRAQRISIVFERRGLHEEAKRWEGWRLGNLAPEFEPIVWFTTPYRIGGTIADNVLENSVGALNADNCFINGGRPTNLLEFDFGKDETRIHEAQKPIKLIEFLISLTTIEGQVVLDPFMGSGTTAAAALSLGRKYIGFELNAEFHADASKRLQALAERGHNPNGHRQNSNLNLFSS from the coding sequence GTGAACGACCCATATTTGAACAACTTGGTTTGTGGAGATTGTCGTGTCGAAATTCCTAAGCTGGAAGACCACTCCATAGACCTCTTTCTGTCAGATATTCCATATGGTATCAGCTTGGATGACTGGGATGTGCTTCACAATAATACGAACTCCGCTCTTCTCGGCCAGTCTCCGGCACAAATCGGCAAATCAGGTTTCAAGCGCAGAGGGAAACCGATTAACGGGTGGTCGCAGGCCGATCGCAATATGGGACAGGAATACGAGGCGTGGTGCAAGGAGTGGAGTCAATCGCTCTTTCCCAAGATGAAGAAGGGCGCGTCGCTATTCGTGTTTGGCGCAAGGCGCACGATTCATCGCGTCATTAATGCGTTTGAGGACACCGGTTTTCTGCTAAAGGACATGCTTGCTTGGCGCAAGCCCGGAGCGCACCACAGAGCTCAGAGAATTAGTATCGTATTCGAAAGGCGCGGGCTCCACGAGGAGGCGAAACGCTGGGAAGGGTGGCGCCTCGGGAATCTCGCGCCGGAATTCGAACCGATAGTATGGTTCACGACTCCGTATCGAATTGGCGGAACTATCGCGGACAACGTGCTGGAGAACTCCGTTGGCGCATTGAATGCCGACAACTGTTTTATCAATGGCGGACGTCCGACCAATTTACTTGAGTTCGACTTTGGCAAGGACGAAACGAGAATTCACGAAGCGCAAAAACCCATCAAACTAATCGAGTTCCTGATTAGCTTGACAACGATTGAGGGACAGGTTGTGCTCGATCCCTTCATGGGCAGCGGCACAACGGCCGCCGCCGCATTAAGTTTGGGACGCAAGTATATCGGGTTTGAGCTCAACGCAGAATTTCATGCGGACGCGTCAAAGCGGCTGCAAGCGCTTGCCGAGCGTGGCCACAATCCAAACGGCCACAGGCAGAATTCGAACTTGAACCTTTTCTCGTCATAA
- a CDS encoding nucleotidyltransferase domain-containing protein — MTTAKLKKILDELRGALSEHYGERLSKLVLFGSQARGDAEEDSDIDVLVVLNSPVRPLKEIAETGDFVARISAENGVVINTLFVSQKEYDARQEPVIINAAREGRAL, encoded by the coding sequence ATGACGACTGCGAAACTGAAAAAAATATTAGATGAATTACGCGGGGCGCTTTCTGAGCATTATGGAGAGCGGCTGTCTAAGCTCGTGCTGTTCGGGTCGCAGGCGCGGGGGGATGCCGAAGAAGACTCGGATATTGATGTGCTGGTGGTGCTGAATAGTCCCGTTCGACCACTGAAGGAAATTGCGGAGACGGGAGACTTTGTGGCGCGGATTTCGGCGGAGAACGGAGTGGTGATCAACACGCTGTTTGTTTCGCAGAAGGAATATGATGCGCGGCAGGAGCCTGTGATTATCAACGCGGCGCGGGAAGGGCGGGCGTTGTGA
- a CDS encoding HEPN domain-containing protein: MNAKQEALLRKAARSIVSAEKQLADGDADFAASRAYYAMFYAAEALLLAHDLVYKKHSAVIAAFAEHFTRKGILPEELHRFFIDAQNARLSGDYMSEMDVSIKEVQVHIDHAREFVTTITKHLHV, from the coding sequence GTGAACGCGAAGCAGGAAGCGCTGCTGAGAAAAGCTGCGCGGAGTATTGTCAGCGCGGAAAAGCAGCTTGCTGACGGTGATGCGGATTTTGCGGCATCGCGGGCTTATTACGCAATGTTCTATGCCGCCGAAGCTTTGCTGCTTGCGCACGACCTTGTCTACAAAAAGCACTCTGCGGTAATTGCGGCGTTTGCGGAGCATTTCACACGCAAAGGAATTTTGCCGGAAGAGCTTCATCGGTTCTTTATTGACGCGCAGAACGCGCGATTGTCGGGCGACTACATGTCGGAAATGGATGTGTCGATAAAAGAAGTGCAAGTACACATTGATCATGCGCGGGAGTTTGTTACTACGATAACAAAGCACCTGCATGTGTAA
- the gyrB gene encoding DNA topoisomerase (ATP-hydrolyzing) subunit B produces the protein MSETTVDGKVSKDYGASSITVLKGLEAVRKRPAMYIGDIGVRGLHHLVYEVVDNSVDEAMAGHCTEIEMTVNTDGSVTVKDNGRGIPVEMHPVEKKSSLEVVMTILHAGGKFDKDSYKVSGGLHGVGVSVVNALSEWLKVEVVRDGIRYQQTYKRGIPDGPVQEVGKARGRGTTTTFLPDAQIFKHTEFNFDTLIDRVRELAYLNRGLIIVAEDKRTGAKETFEFKGGIAEFVKYLDENRTPLQSKPIYFSADREGVPVEIALQYNDGYTDNIVTYVNNIHTIEGGTHLVGFKTALTRTLNNYATKSKLFKNDKMSLSGDDVREGLTAVISVRVQEPQFEGQTKTKLGNGEVKGIVEQIVGEKLGEYFEEHPHDAKKIVEKSVLAARARDAARKARDLTRRKSALESGSLPGKLADCTTKNVDISELFIVEGDSAGGSAKQGRNREFQAILPLRGKVINVEKARLDKILGNEELRTLITAIGAGIATEEDFEVTKCRYGKIIIMTDADVDGQHIRTLLLTFFFRYQRPLIEQGKMFIAQPPLYGVSKGKKKRYAMDEVERDKVIREDFNGPQGVSVQRYKGLGEMNPDQLWETTMDPENRTLLNVTLEDAAAADHVFSMLMGDAVEPRREFIEKNAKYATEIDV, from the coding sequence ATGTCTGAAACAACAGTTGACGGAAAAGTGAGTAAAGATTACGGCGCATCGTCTATTACGGTGCTTAAGGGGCTTGAGGCTGTTCGTAAACGGCCGGCAATGTATATCGGCGATATTGGAGTGCGCGGGTTGCACCACCTTGTTTATGAAGTGGTGGACAATTCCGTGGACGAAGCGATGGCCGGACATTGCACCGAAATCGAGATGACCGTCAACACCGACGGCTCTGTGACCGTGAAAGACAATGGACGCGGCATTCCCGTCGAAATGCATCCCGTCGAAAAGAAATCGTCGCTCGAAGTTGTGATGACGATTCTGCACGCGGGCGGCAAATTCGACAAGGATTCGTACAAAGTCTCCGGCGGTCTGCACGGCGTAGGCGTTTCAGTCGTGAACGCGCTCTCCGAATGGCTGAAAGTCGAAGTAGTGCGCGACGGCATCCGATATCAGCAGACTTACAAACGCGGAATCCCCGACGGTCCTGTGCAGGAAGTCGGCAAAGCGCGCGGACGCGGTACGACCACGACATTCTTGCCCGACGCGCAAATCTTCAAGCACACCGAATTCAATTTCGACACATTGATTGACCGCGTGCGCGAATTGGCCTACTTGAACCGCGGGTTGATCATCGTCGCCGAAGACAAACGCACCGGCGCGAAGGAAACATTCGAGTTCAAAGGCGGCATCGCGGAGTTCGTGAAATATCTCGACGAGAACCGCACACCGCTGCAATCGAAGCCGATCTATTTTTCCGCCGACCGCGAAGGTGTGCCGGTGGAAATCGCCCTGCAATACAACGACGGGTACACGGACAACATCGTCACGTACGTCAACAACATTCACACGATCGAAGGCGGCACGCACCTCGTCGGTTTCAAAACGGCGTTGACGCGCACGCTGAATAATTACGCGACGAAGAGCAAGCTCTTCAAGAACGACAAGATGTCGCTTTCCGGCGACGACGTGCGCGAAGGATTGACGGCGGTGATTTCGGTGCGTGTGCAAGAGCCGCAGTTTGAAGGTCAAACGAAAACCAAACTCGGCAACGGCGAAGTGAAGGGCATCGTCGAGCAAATCGTGGGTGAAAAGCTCGGCGAATATTTCGAAGAGCATCCGCACGACGCGAAGAAGATTGTCGAGAAATCCGTGCTCGCTGCTCGTGCGCGCGACGCCGCGAGAAAAGCGCGCGACTTGACGCGCAGAAAGAGCGCGCTCGAGTCGGGAAGTCTGCCCGGCAAACTCGCGGACTGCACGACGAAAAACGTAGATATTTCTGAGCTGTTTATTGTCGAGGGCGACTCGGCGGGCGGATCGGCGAAGCAGGGACGCAACCGCGAGTTTCAGGCGATTTTGCCGCTGCGCGGAAAGGTCATCAACGTCGAAAAGGCACGACTCGACAAAATCTTGGGCAACGAAGAACTGCGCACGCTGATCACCGCTATCGGTGCGGGCATCGCGACGGAAGAAGATTTTGAAGTGACGAAATGCCGCTACGGAAAAATTATCATCATGACCGACGCGGACGTGGACGGACAGCACATTCGCACGCTGCTCTTGACATTCTTCTTCCGCTATCAACGTCCGTTGATCGAGCAGGGTAAGATGTTTATCGCGCAGCCGCCGCTCTACGGTGTGTCGAAGGGCAAGAAGAAACGCTACGCGATGGATGAAGTCGAGCGCGACAAAGTTATCCGCGAAGATTTCAACGGACCGCAAGGCGTGAGTGTGCAACGCTATAAGGGTCTCGGCGAAATGAATCCCGATCAATTGTGGGAAACCACGATGGATCCGGAAAACCGTACGCTTTTGAATGTCACCTTGGAAGACGCCGCCGCTGCCGACCACGTGTTTTCAATGCTCATGGGCGACGCCGTCGAACCGCGCCGCGAATTTATTGAGAAGAACGCGAAGTATGCCACTGAGATTGATGTGTAG
- a CDS encoding SRPBCC domain-containing protein, with translation MHSIELKHTTTASPEKLWLALTDPKYSRQWDGNRWGQNDACVGGQLRARTEEGTLFTAEILIYDVCERLAVLAQVPVNPEEPEEGTYTIRQEFTLEPQQGKTTLHVKFTGFPDESSATMMRNTWGGFYLEKIGKVAESVSEKDVAQFSRPIALGNDFPGDVRHTELATILR, from the coding sequence ATGCATTCCATTGAACTGAAACACACAACTACTGCGTCGCCGGAAAAACTTTGGCTGGCGCTTACTGATCCTAAGTATAGCCGGCAGTGGGATGGAAACCGCTGGGGGCAGAATGACGCTTGCGTGGGGGGGCAGTTGCGCGCGCGGACGGAAGAGGGGACTTTGTTCACCGCTGAGATCCTTATCTATGACGTGTGCGAACGGCTGGCCGTGCTCGCGCAGGTGCCGGTGAATCCGGAAGAGCCCGAAGAAGGGACTTACACCATTCGACAGGAATTCACGCTCGAACCGCAGCAAGGGAAAACGACATTGCATGTGAAGTTCACGGGATTTCCGGACGAATCTTCGGCGACGATGATGCGTAATACTTGGGGCGGATTTTATCTCGAAAAGATCGGCAAAGTCGCCGAATCCGTCAGCGAAAAAGACGTCGCGCAGTTCTCGCGGCCTATCGCACTCGGAAATGACTTTCCGGGCGACGTGCGGCACACGGAATTGGCGACGATCCTGCGCTGA
- a CDS encoding ABC transporter ATP-binding protein, which produces MSETVFAAHDLCKNYGTREAVRNFTVSATVGEFIGLVGANGSGKTTFLKCLSGQLRPTSGSVEINGVDMLRDPVEAKARIGYAIDAEVLPRRLTGNQILEFVAGTKERSSWSEEIAPLAEMLEMERRLDDPVESYSQGMRAKTGALAALIGKPKLLIFDEALATFDPVAAFRLKQCLLEGVSDGRWSVLLSTHAIESVEYTATRVLMMQDGQLEADWSREKLTEMKNETGKTLEQIVVERILRRNS; this is translated from the coding sequence ATGAGCGAGACCGTTTTTGCCGCACACGATCTTTGCAAGAATTACGGCACGCGCGAAGCCGTTCGCAATTTCACGGTGAGCGCGACGGTCGGAGAATTCATCGGCCTTGTGGGGGCGAACGGTTCGGGAAAGACGACGTTTCTGAAGTGTTTGAGCGGACAGTTGCGGCCCACGTCAGGCTCTGTTGAAATCAACGGAGTGGATATGCTGCGCGATCCGGTCGAGGCGAAAGCGCGGATTGGATATGCGATTGACGCGGAAGTTTTGCCGCGAAGATTGACCGGAAACCAAATACTCGAGTTTGTCGCGGGGACAAAAGAGAGATCGAGCTGGAGCGAAGAAATTGCGCCGCTTGCGGAGATGCTCGAAATGGAGCGGCGGCTTGATGATCCCGTCGAGTCCTATTCGCAAGGCATGCGCGCAAAGACAGGCGCGCTGGCGGCGTTGATCGGAAAACCAAAGCTCTTGATTTTTGACGAAGCGTTGGCGACTTTTGATCCTGTGGCAGCGTTTCGCTTGAAGCAGTGTCTGCTCGAAGGAGTGTCTGACGGGCGATGGAGCGTTTTGCTTTCGACGCACGCCATCGAGTCCGTAGAATACACCGCCACGCGAGTGCTGATGATGCAGGATGGACAGCTTGAGGCGGACTGGTCGCGCGAGAAACTGACCGAGATGAAGAACGAGACCGGGAAGACTTTGGAACAGATTGTCGTCGAACGAATACTTCGACGAAATTCGTGA